A genome region from Flavobacterium sp. CFS9 includes the following:
- a CDS encoding heavy metal translocating P-type ATPase produces the protein MEHLHKEEKIKKNKINQPGSCCSHDEPVHSDDDGHDHSHSADSGWFRMFLPAIISFVLLLIGIGFDQYFEQKWFSGPVRIAWYVIAYLPVGFPVLKEAYESIRKGDVFSEFFLMSIATIGAFAIGEFPEGVAVMLFYTIGENFQGMAVSRAKSNIKSLLDQRPDEVSVLENNIATKVKAADVAIGAIVQLKAGEKLGLDGELLSDSASFNTAALTGESKPDTKVKGETVLAGMINGSTIALVKVTAAYNDSKLSKILEMVQNAVTKKAPAELFIRKFAKIYTPIVVYLAIAICLLPMLFVSDYVFSDWLYRALVFLVISCPCALVISIPLGYFGGIGAASKNGILFKGSNFLDSISTIQNVVMDKTGTMTEGVFKVQEVIIQDGFERNEILKLVNVLESQSTHPVATAIHNYVGQIDSSILLKNVEEISGHGLKAEINGKELHVGNFKLMDKFGITYNVDPNAVVYTTIAIAYDNKFAGYLTIADEIKADAQEAVTKLKALGVKVTMLSGDKTNVVGFVARTLGITNAFGDLLPEDKVNKLNEIKDKNETVAFVGDGVNDAPVIALSTVGIAMGGLGSDATIETADVVIQDDKPSKIPMAINIGKQTKKIVWQNITLAFVVKAVVLILGAGGLATMWEAVFADVGVALLAILNAVRIQKMKF, from the coding sequence ATGGAACATCTACATAAAGAAGAAAAGATTAAAAAGAATAAAATAAATCAACCCGGTTCCTGTTGCTCACACGACGAGCCTGTGCATTCAGACGATGACGGGCACGATCACAGTCATAGTGCGGATAGCGGATGGTTTAGAATGTTTTTACCCGCTATTATTTCCTTTGTTTTATTGCTGATTGGAATTGGATTCGATCAGTATTTTGAGCAGAAATGGTTTTCAGGACCTGTTAGAATCGCCTGGTATGTCATTGCTTATCTGCCGGTAGGATTCCCTGTTTTAAAAGAAGCTTACGAAAGCATCAGAAAAGGCGATGTGTTTTCAGAGTTTTTCCTGATGAGTATTGCCACCATCGGAGCATTTGCCATTGGAGAATTTCCGGAAGGGGTTGCTGTGATGTTGTTTTACACCATTGGGGAGAACTTTCAGGGAATGGCCGTCAGTCGTGCCAAATCAAACATTAAAAGCTTACTGGATCAGCGCCCTGATGAGGTAAGTGTTCTGGAAAATAATATTGCGACTAAAGTCAAAGCAGCCGATGTTGCCATTGGAGCAATCGTTCAGTTGAAAGCAGGAGAAAAACTGGGACTGGACGGAGAATTACTTTCTGATTCGGCTTCTTTTAACACCGCAGCACTTACGGGAGAAAGTAAACCGGACACCAAAGTAAAAGGAGAAACTGTTTTGGCCGGAATGATCAACGGAAGCACCATTGCATTGGTAAAAGTAACTGCAGCGTATAATGACAGTAAATTGTCCAAGATTCTGGAAATGGTTCAGAATGCTGTGACAAAAAAAGCTCCGGCAGAATTGTTCATTCGAAAGTTTGCTAAAATTTATACGCCGATTGTAGTCTATTTGGCGATTGCCATTTGCTTACTGCCGATGCTTTTCGTATCCGATTATGTGTTTAGTGACTGGTTGTACAGAGCATTGGTTTTTCTGGTAATTTCGTGCCCTTGTGCTTTGGTAATTAGCATTCCGCTGGGTTATTTTGGCGGAATCGGAGCGGCGAGCAAGAATGGTATCCTGTTTAAAGGAAGTAATTTTTTAGACAGTATCTCAACCATTCAGAATGTTGTCATGGACAAAACAGGTACGATGACCGAAGGTGTTTTTAAAGTTCAGGAAGTGATTATTCAGGACGGTTTTGAGAGAAACGAAATTTTAAAATTGGTCAATGTACTCGAAAGTCAGAGTACACACCCCGTTGCGACTGCGATTCACAATTATGTAGGACAAATTGATTCTTCGATACTATTGAAAAATGTCGAAGAGATTTCCGGACACGGATTGAAAGCGGAAATAAACGGAAAAGAACTGCATGTAGGGAATTTTAAACTGATGGATAAATTTGGGATCACTTACAATGTTGATCCCAATGCCGTGGTTTATACGACCATTGCTATTGCTTACGACAATAAGTTTGCCGGTTACTTAACGATAGCTGATGAAATAAAAGCAGATGCACAAGAGGCAGTAACGAAACTGAAAGCGCTCGGAGTTAAGGTAACGATGTTGAGCGGTGACAAAACCAATGTGGTGGGGTTTGTTGCCAGAACTTTAGGCATTACAAACGCTTTTGGAGATTTATTACCAGAAGATAAAGTCAATAAACTGAATGAAATTAAAGATAAAAACGAAACAGTTGCTTTTGTGGGGGATGGTGTAAACGATGCTCCGGTAATTGCTTTAAGTACGGTTGGAATCGCGATGGGAGGGTTGGGCAGTGATGCCACGATCGAAACTGCCGATGTGGTGATTCAGGACGATAAACCAAGCAAAATTCCGATGGCGATAAACATTGGAAAGCAGACTAAGAAAATCGTCTGGCAGAATATTACTCTGGCCTTTGTTGTAAAAGCGGTCGTACTTATTTTGGGTGCCGGCGGACTGGCGACCATGTGGGAAGCTGTTTTTGCTGATGTTGGCGTAGCCTTACTGGCTATTCTGAATGCTGTACGGATTCAGAAGATGAAGTTTTAA
- a CDS encoding VOC family protein codes for MKLHHLQIQTSNIQETAAFYQNVLNLPILEKDSKSVTIEAGKSVLKFIENQQFNSIYHFAFNIPQNKLQEAIKWAEDKLELIVIEDTTVIANFENWNANAIYFYDNNGNILEFIVRYDLNNAQTEPFSSQSILNISEIGIVNENPLILANQLITQHGLEFFSKNDNSELFAALGDDEGLLIMVRPNRNWYPTQIPSKNNTTEVRLENNGASVELKF; via the coding sequence ATGAAATTACATCACCTTCAGATTCAAACCAGCAATATTCAGGAAACAGCAGCATTCTATCAAAACGTACTTAATCTTCCTATTCTTGAAAAAGATTCTAAGTCGGTTACTATTGAGGCAGGTAAATCGGTTTTAAAATTCATCGAAAATCAGCAATTCAACTCTATCTATCATTTTGCTTTTAATATTCCTCAAAACAAGCTGCAAGAGGCTATTAAATGGGCTGAAGACAAACTGGAGCTAATTGTTATTGAAGATACTACTGTTATTGCTAATTTTGAGAACTGGAATGCCAACGCAATCTATTTTTATGATAACAATGGTAACATACTGGAATTCATCGTCCGATACGACCTCAACAATGCTCAAACGGAACCTTTTAGTTCTCAATCGATACTCAACATTAGCGAAATTGGAATTGTCAATGAAAATCCTCTGATCCTCGCGAACCAACTAATAACCCAGCACGGTTTAGAATTCTTTAGCAAAAATGACAATAGTGAACTCTTTGCTGCGCTTGGAGATGATGAAGGTCTGCTAATTATGGTACGCCCCAATCGAAACTGGTATCCAACTCAAATACCTTCCAAAAACAATACAACCGAAGTGCGATTGGAGAATAACGGAGCTTCTGTTGAATTAAAGTTTTAG
- a CDS encoding arsenate reductase ArsC produces MTKNILVLCTGNSCRSQIAEGYLRHFLSDKAQVYSAGIETHGVNPKAIATMKEDGIDISGHTSNHIDEYQNIHFDIILTVCDHAHEKCPFLPSKAQKFHQNFPDPAKATGTEAEIMQEFRTVRQLIKDYCGTFAKTINTNY; encoded by the coding sequence ATGACAAAAAATATTTTAGTGCTTTGTACAGGAAATAGCTGTCGAAGCCAGATCGCCGAAGGTTATTTACGTCACTTTTTAAGCGATAAGGCTCAGGTTTACAGCGCCGGCATTGAAACTCATGGCGTTAATCCAAAAGCTATAGCGACAATGAAGGAGGATGGAATTGATATTTCAGGACATACTTCAAATCACATTGATGAATACCAAAACATCCATTTTGATATTATCCTGACAGTTTGTGATCATGCTCATGAAAAATGTCCTTTTCTTCCAAGTAAGGCTCAAAAATTTCATCAAAATTTCCCGGATCCGGCCAAAGCAACAGGAACAGAAGCCGAAATTATGCAGGAGTTCCGCACCGTAAGACAACTGATTAAAGACTATTGCGGAACGTTTGCAAAAACGATCAACACAAACTATTAA
- a CDS encoding DUF6428 family protein, giving the protein MKLSDIKKLLPTLEKVEFQLENGAFVPEHFHVTEVGMITKDFIDCGGVIRHEKSVNFQLWNADDYEHRLKPGKLLHIIKLSEEKLNIEDLNIEVEYQNETIGRYDLEFNGNHFVLKSKVTACLAQDACGIPSPSGFIELNKDKTNSCSPNSGCC; this is encoded by the coding sequence ATGAAACTATCAGACATTAAAAAATTACTGCCTACTCTTGAAAAAGTAGAATTTCAACTAGAAAACGGAGCTTTTGTTCCGGAACACTTTCACGTTACTGAAGTGGGAATGATTACTAAAGATTTTATCGATTGCGGCGGTGTAATTCGTCATGAAAAAAGTGTCAACTTTCAGCTTTGGAATGCAGACGATTATGAACATCGGCTAAAACCCGGCAAACTTTTACACATCATTAAGCTTTCAGAAGAAAAACTAAATATTGAAGACCTGAATATCGAAGTTGAATATCAAAATGAAACTATCGGGAGGTATGATTTAGAATTTAATGGCAATCATTTCGTATTGAAAAGCAAAGTCACAGCCTGTCTGGCACAAGATGCCTGTGGAATTCCATCACCATCTGGTTTTATTGAATTAAACAAGGACAAAACAAATTCCTGTTCACCTAATTCAGGCTGCTGTTAA
- a CDS encoding ArsR/SmtB family transcription factor, producing the protein MGASKTEHFTDKQNQIATIAKALGHPARIAIIEYLLKVNECICGDIVNELPLAQPTVSQHLKELKNAGLIKGNIEGNAICYCINEETFDLLNTYFSGIITIAKNQKCC; encoded by the coding sequence ATGGGAGCTTCTAAAACAGAACATTTTACAGATAAACAAAATCAGATCGCCACTATAGCTAAAGCACTGGGGCATCCGGCCAGAATTGCTATAATTGAATATCTGTTAAAAGTAAACGAATGTATTTGCGGGGATATCGTAAATGAGTTGCCTCTGGCACAGCCTACAGTTTCCCAACATCTTAAAGAACTAAAAAATGCGGGACTTATAAAAGGAAATATTGAGGGCAACGCCATCTGCTATTGCATTAATGAAGAAACTTTTGACCTTCTAAATACCTACTTTTCCGGTATTATTACCATTGCAAAAAATCAAAAATGCTGTTAA
- a CDS encoding ABC transporter permease, whose protein sequence is MLVLLFKNFIRSKGAKIGLVFLLLIGFIGILIGQQFQQKQQNNIAEAALYQKEHIARNAAFHKDEMGLLLYYIKFSLINKTLPLNPLAIGQRDVNPSIQSVTIRGLEGQKYDAELNNPNNLLSGNIDFSFVLIYLFPLLIIAFSYNLVSEEKESGTWKIVSTQSENTFVYILKLFYIRILSLIVLFTFLLLLAVLILAIPPDFSLLTFYGISVLYILFWFAVSFFIVSLQKNSNFNAVILLTIWLFLIIILPAVINTYIVNKYTIPEALELTVKQRNAYHEKWDMDKKITMDKFYQHYPQFKRYPLPHTEFNWLWYYAMQQAGDDDSVKQSQELQTKLEQRNKVSQLIALFVPTLHAQLQLNEIAKSDLGNQLLFLKETQRFHEKMRLYFYPKIFENAPVVEENWSKFKVETFTDSSQTNCLKAFLPLLLFSLLLIGLGWGNFKNNRKEAF, encoded by the coding sequence ATGTTAGTATTACTTTTTAAAAATTTCATTCGATCAAAAGGCGCCAAAATTGGATTGGTATTTCTGTTACTCATCGGATTCATCGGTATTTTAATCGGACAGCAGTTTCAGCAAAAGCAGCAAAACAATATTGCAGAGGCTGCGCTGTACCAAAAAGAGCATATCGCACGAAATGCCGCTTTTCACAAAGACGAAATGGGGCTCCTGCTCTACTACATCAAATTTTCACTTATCAATAAAACATTGCCTCTGAATCCTCTCGCCATTGGTCAGCGCGATGTAAATCCGTCGATTCAAAGCGTTACAATTCGGGGGTTGGAAGGTCAGAAATACGACGCAGAGCTCAATAACCCGAACAATCTTTTATCCGGAAATATCGATTTTAGTTTTGTCTTGATTTATCTGTTTCCCCTTTTAATCATTGCATTCTCATACAATCTGGTTTCGGAAGAAAAAGAAAGCGGTACCTGGAAGATTGTTTCTACACAAAGCGAGAACACTTTTGTATACATTCTGAAATTGTTTTACATCAGGATTTTAAGTTTGATCGTGTTGTTCACTTTTTTACTTTTATTAGCTGTTCTTATTTTAGCGATTCCGCCTGATTTCTCACTTCTCACCTTTTACGGAATAAGTGTTTTATACATTTTGTTCTGGTTTGCAGTCAGCTTTTTTATCGTTTCTCTTCAAAAAAACTCCAACTTCAATGCGGTTATTTTGCTCACGATCTGGCTGTTTCTGATTATAATTCTGCCGGCGGTAATCAATACGTATATCGTAAATAAATATACTATTCCGGAAGCTTTGGAACTGACTGTCAAACAACGAAATGCTTATCATGAAAAATGGGATATGGATAAGAAGATCACAATGGATAAATTCTATCAGCATTATCCGCAATTCAAGCGATATCCTTTACCCCATACAGAGTTTAACTGGCTTTGGTACTACGCCATGCAGCAGGCGGGCGACGACGATTCGGTAAAACAATCTCAGGAACTGCAAACTAAACTGGAACAGCGCAACAAGGTCAGTCAGTTGATTGCCTTGTTCGTTCCAACCTTGCACGCACAGCTCCAACTGAATGAAATTGCCAAATCTGATTTAGGAAACCAGCTTTTATTTTTGAAGGAAACCCAGCGTTTTCATGAAAAAATGAGGCTTTACTTTTATCCAAAAATATTTGAAAATGCCCCAGTCGTAGAGGAAAACTGGTCAAAGTTTAAGGTAGAGACTTTCACCGATTCCTCACAAACTAATTGTCTAAAAGCCTTTTTGCCATTGTTGCTTTTTAGTCTGTTATTGATTGGTTTGGGCTGGGGAAATTTCAAAAACAATAGAAAAGAAGCTTTTTAA
- a CDS encoding ABC transporter permease, translating to MLLHKEILIAGHLKKAVFKNTAVYIITAFIGIILLYAAFSGWENYSNQNQTSEKYQQESREDWLNNPDKNPHRMAHYGNFAFRKSTLLSVFEFGMEPFFGNAIFLEAHKQNSANFSEAGFSNSMLRFGEISIAMVLQLLLPLLIFFLGFNAVAAERENGTLKLILSQGISWKQLLRGKILGVASAILLIFVPTILVLVLLWLLLQDFTISTDETIKMILFVLFHFIYLMFFCVIAVLVSAASKTSKKALISLIGIWLVLTIILPRTTQAIGAYLYEAPSKIQFNSDIEKDILKQGDSHNPNDIHYKAIKDSLLRAYKVDSVQKLPFNYSGFIMTEGEKISSRIYNEHLENLLKVYDQQNSFSKAVSFLNPYIAIRNLSMGLSNTDYSSYIDFQKQAEIYRYTMAQKMNALQVKYISNKKPGPNDKPLSISKEHWADLEEFHYEPKEIPAILKSEILSIVSIFLWIIALFILLRIAAKNLKAI from the coding sequence ATGTTACTACACAAAGAAATTTTAATTGCCGGACATTTAAAAAAGGCCGTTTTTAAAAATACAGCCGTCTATATCATTACAGCTTTTATTGGTATCATATTGCTTTACGCCGCTTTTTCAGGTTGGGAAAATTACAGCAACCAAAATCAGACGAGCGAAAAATACCAGCAAGAATCACGTGAAGACTGGCTGAATAATCCGGATAAGAACCCGCACCGAATGGCTCATTACGGGAACTTTGCTTTTAGAAAGAGTACTCTCCTGAGCGTTTTTGAATTCGGAATGGAACCGTTTTTCGGAAATGCGATCTTTCTCGAAGCGCACAAACAGAACAGTGCCAATTTCTCAGAAGCAGGTTTTTCTAACAGTATGCTTCGTTTTGGAGAGATTAGTATTGCCATGGTTTTACAGCTTTTATTGCCCCTGTTGATTTTTTTCTTAGGATTTAATGCTGTCGCAGCCGAAAGAGAAAACGGAACTTTAAAATTAATTTTAAGCCAGGGAATCAGTTGGAAACAACTCTTAAGAGGTAAAATATTAGGGGTTGCAAGTGCCATTCTGCTCATTTTTGTTCCTACTATATTGGTTCTTGTACTCCTTTGGCTGTTATTGCAGGATTTTACTATTTCAACCGATGAAACCATCAAAATGATATTGTTCGTACTGTTTCATTTTATTTACCTGATGTTCTTTTGTGTCATTGCTGTTTTGGTTTCCGCTGCGAGTAAAACTTCTAAAAAAGCATTGATTTCCTTAATCGGAATCTGGCTGGTTCTTACTATTATTTTGCCTAGAACCACTCAGGCAATTGGCGCCTATCTTTACGAAGCCCCTTCCAAAATACAGTTCAACAGTGATATTGAGAAAGACATTCTGAAACAAGGCGACAGCCACAACCCGAACGACATTCACTACAAAGCCATAAAAGATTCTTTGTTACGCGCCTACAAAGTCGATTCGGTACAAAAACTGCCGTTTAATTATTCGGGATTTATCATGACGGAAGGAGAAAAAATCAGTTCGCGTATTTATAACGAACATTTAGAGAATCTTTTAAAAGTTTACGACCAGCAGAACAGTTTTTCTAAAGCCGTTTCATTCCTGAATCCTTATATCGCAATCCGAAACCTTTCTATGGGATTATCGAATACAGATTATAGTTCCTATATCGATTTTCAGAAGCAGGCTGAAATTTACCGCTATACAATGGCGCAAAAGATGAATGCTCTTCAAGTTAAATACATCAGTAATAAAAAGCCGGGACCAAACGACAAGCCTTTATCCATCAGCAAAGAACACTGGGCTGATCTGGAAGAATTTCATTATGAGCCAAAAGAAATCCCGGCTATTTTAAAATCCGAAATCCTCTCTATAGTCTCTATTTTTCTATGGATCATAGCGCTTTTTATTCTTCTTCGAATTGCAGCCAAAAACCTTAAAGCCATCTAG
- a CDS encoding TonB-dependent siderophore receptor, with amino-acid sequence MKHYIFSLFLLSITSFAQSQTVNKKISDSIPKDSVRIKPEHTQLQTVEIIGRSTKKYNSDYSFAATKTAALNKDIPQSISTITKELIADKGAIYLADAVKMASGVIPASYYNQYTIRGISQNEEGQIINGMRTRQYYFLQPLTTNIERVEVIKGPSSATFSSVDPGGSINLVTKKPLAIDRKEISLTAGSFSTLRGTLDFTGPLNESKTLLYRVNGAYQEAKSFRDLVRNKSFLISPSFSYIPNEKTAINTELILSNMTGVLDRGQPIFGAVAGVTSLNKTPISLNLGAPSDFFKSKEMILMTNFAHKFSSKVGFNASYMKQTWTEDLQEHRTTNAFAVDMNNKPVSNLAMMQFVQRQQYWDIDNLSAYFNFDIKTGKLKHKVLTGYDLSSWNKTKGGGQNAARGYLLKDGTVAPSFVAANSANYQTITVDGVVLPKPNVNYFNLNNPTYTLTSPDDYTLNVRTALPSALTTTNAIYIQDQVQWEKFTFLLGLRQEWFKDITNYESNNELIVKKTALLPRIGVTYAVNNQINIYTTYLEGYQPQSNTVTLMPQTGSLPAGSLFDPLKSNLKEVGLKATFFDNLVSFNAAVYEINQRNILMNANDPANPDLLVTRGAERSRGFECDIAGFITADWQINASYSYIDAKITNDRDPSLIGAQKQNTPKNSANLWTRYNFNSDSALKDLGIGFGMQYQSSKVPWFTRAFTLPDFTVFDAALYYKPNKSNMQIALNAGNLLNKTYWLGAQNYLRLFPGAPRNFSLTVTYKF; translated from the coding sequence ATGAAACACTATATTTTCTCACTATTTTTATTAAGTATTACTTCGTTTGCCCAATCGCAAACCGTTAATAAAAAGATATCGGATAGTATTCCGAAAGATTCTGTCAGGATAAAACCCGAACACACTCAATTACAAACGGTTGAAATCATTGGCCGTTCAACCAAAAAATACAATAGCGATTATTCTTTTGCAGCCACAAAAACAGCCGCTCTCAACAAAGATATCCCACAATCCATTTCCACGATCACCAAAGAACTAATTGCCGACAAAGGTGCTATTTATCTGGCTGATGCTGTAAAAATGGCCAGTGGCGTGATCCCGGCAAGTTATTACAATCAATATACTATTCGCGGAATCAGTCAAAATGAAGAAGGTCAGATTATAAACGGTATGCGAACGCGCCAATATTACTTTTTACAGCCGCTGACTACCAATATTGAAAGAGTTGAAGTGATTAAAGGCCCTTCGAGTGCTACATTTTCATCGGTAGATCCGGGTGGAAGTATCAATCTGGTGACTAAAAAACCATTGGCCATTGATCGAAAAGAGATAAGCCTGACCGCAGGAAGCTTTAGCACCTTGCGCGGAACCTTAGATTTTACAGGCCCATTGAACGAATCCAAAACACTTTTGTATCGCGTAAACGGAGCGTATCAGGAAGCCAAATCGTTTCGGGATCTGGTGCGTAACAAATCGTTTTTGATTTCTCCATCATTCAGTTACATTCCGAATGAAAAAACGGCGATCAATACCGAACTGATTTTAAGCAACATGACTGGAGTTCTGGATCGCGGACAGCCTATTTTTGGCGCCGTTGCAGGTGTTACAAGTCTAAACAAAACCCCAATTAGTCTGAACTTGGGAGCTCCAAGTGATTTTTTTAAATCGAAAGAAATGATTCTGATGACGAATTTTGCACATAAATTCAGTTCAAAAGTGGGTTTTAACGCTTCGTATATGAAACAAACCTGGACAGAAGATCTTCAGGAACATAGAACGACAAATGCTTTTGCTGTCGATATGAACAATAAACCGGTTAGCAATCTGGCCATGATGCAGTTTGTACAGCGTCAGCAGTATTGGGACATTGATAACTTAAGTGCTTATTTCAATTTTGATATAAAAACCGGAAAACTGAAGCATAAAGTATTGACAGGTTACGATTTGAGCAGCTGGAACAAAACCAAAGGCGGCGGACAAAATGCGGCAAGAGGTTATTTGCTGAAAGACGGAACGGTCGCCCCTTCATTTGTTGCTGCAAACTCAGCCAATTACCAAACCATTACAGTGGACGGAGTGGTTTTACCTAAACCCAATGTCAACTATTTCAACCTGAACAATCCAACCTATACTTTAACAAGTCCTGACGATTATACGCTGAATGTTCGTACAGCATTACCCTCTGCTTTAACCACTACGAACGCTATTTACATTCAGGATCAGGTACAATGGGAGAAATTTACCTTTTTGCTGGGGTTGAGACAAGAATGGTTTAAAGACATTACCAATTATGAGTCCAACAACGAACTGATCGTAAAAAAAACAGCACTCTTGCCGCGTATTGGGGTAACTTATGCCGTGAACAATCAGATAAATATTTACACCACTTATCTGGAAGGTTATCAGCCGCAATCGAACACAGTGACTTTGATGCCTCAAACCGGAAGCCTTCCGGCAGGAAGTTTGTTTGATCCACTGAAAAGTAATTTAAAGGAAGTTGGACTAAAGGCTACTTTTTTCGACAATTTGGTAAGTTTTAATGCTGCTGTTTACGAAATCAATCAGCGCAACATTCTCATGAATGCCAACGACCCTGCAAATCCGGATTTACTGGTAACCAGAGGTGCTGAAAGAAGCCGTGGCTTTGAGTGTGATATAGCCGGTTTTATTACGGCCGACTGGCAAATAAATGCTTCTTACAGTTATATTGATGCGAAAATCACCAACGATCGTGATCCGTCATTAATTGGTGCCCAAAAACAAAATACACCAAAAAACAGTGCTAATTTATGGACGAGATACAATTTCAATTCTGATTCGGCTTTGAAAGATCTCGGAATTGGTTTTGGAATGCAATACCAAAGCAGCAAAGTGCCTTGGTTCACAAGAGCCTTTACACTGCCTGATTTTACGGTTTTCGATGCCGCGTTGTACTATAAACCCAACAAAAGCAATATGCAAATTGCTCTTAATGCGGGCAATTTACTCAATAAAACGTACTGGCTGGGTGCTCAGAATTACCTGCGTCTGTTTCCGGGAGCTCCACGCAACTTCAGTCTTACTGTAACTTATAAATTTTAA
- a CDS encoding ABC transporter ATP-binding protein: MLIAENLTKKYGDHIALNKLNLTIKEGEIFALLGQNGAGKTTTINLFLGFIAPTDGELKINDISVIDNAQETKKYVAYIPETVMLYPNLTGLENLKFFSSLAGFKYSQGELTYFLSKAGLQIKAHHQNLGGYSKGMRQKVGIAIAIAKKAKVLLLDEPTSGLDPKASNEFSQILKELSADGTAILMATHDIFRAREVASHIGIMRQGNLVTVIEADKISANELEDLYLQTV; the protein is encoded by the coding sequence ATGCTTATAGCTGAAAATCTAACAAAAAAATATGGTGATCATATTGCTTTAAACAAACTCAACTTAACCATTAAAGAAGGGGAAATTTTTGCTTTATTGGGGCAAAATGGTGCCGGAAAAACCACCACAATCAACCTTTTTCTAGGTTTTATTGCTCCAACAGACGGAGAACTAAAAATTAACGACATATCCGTCATCGACAACGCACAGGAAACGAAAAAATATGTTGCTTATATCCCCGAAACCGTAATGCTGTATCCTAATCTTACCGGTCTGGAAAACTTAAAATTCTTCTCATCGCTGGCAGGATTCAAATATTCGCAGGGGGAACTGACTTATTTCCTGTCAAAAGCGGGGCTTCAGATCAAGGCGCACCATCAAAATTTAGGCGGTTATTCTAAAGGAATGCGTCAAAAAGTGGGAATTGCGATTGCGATTGCCAAAAAAGCCAAAGTGCTCTTACTGGATGAACCTACGAGTGGTTTAGACCCGAAAGCTTCCAACGAGTTTTCCCAAATACTAAAAGAACTTTCAGCTGATGGAACAGCCATACTAATGGCGACACACGATATTTTCAGAGCACGGGAAGTTGCTTCTCATATTGGCATTATGAGACAGGGAAACCTTGTTACCGTTATCGAGGCCGATAAAATCTCGGCAAACGAACTCGAAGATTTGTATTTACAAACTGTATAA
- a CDS encoding 4-hydroxy-tetrahydrodipicolinate reductase yields the protein MKIGLIGFGKTGKSVATVLLENNKFCLEWVLRKSTVLEKRSVSEFLGIPSEEQGIIYSSSKTSMEELLDKHPVDVIIDFSSTDGIYTYGEQAAQRKVKIISAISHYKDKELQLLKKLAHKTTVFWSPNITLGVNYLLFAAKFLKKIAPWVDIEVNEEHFKKKEGTSGTAVKIAEALEIDKDNINSVRAGGIVGKHEVIFGFPYQTVRLIHESISREAFGNGVVFVAENLKSKPKGLYNFEDILTPYFTV from the coding sequence ATGAAAATAGGTTTAATTGGATTTGGAAAAACGGGAAAGTCAGTAGCAACTGTATTACTGGAAAACAATAAATTTTGTCTGGAATGGGTTTTAAGAAAAAGTACTGTTCTGGAAAAGAGATCTGTTTCAGAGTTTTTGGGCATTCCGTCAGAAGAACAAGGGATAATTTACTCGAGTTCTAAAACGTCAATGGAGGAATTACTGGACAAACATCCTGTAGATGTTATTATTGATTTCTCTTCAACTGATGGTATTTATACCTACGGAGAGCAGGCAGCACAGCGAAAGGTCAAGATTATCTCGGCTATTTCTCACTACAAAGACAAAGAGCTGCAGTTACTAAAGAAACTAGCACATAAAACGACGGTCTTTTGGTCACCCAATATTACGCTTGGAGTCAATTATTTGCTTTTTGCTGCTAAATTTTTAAAGAAAATTGCTCCCTGGGTGGATATTGAAGTAAATGAAGAACATTTTAAGAAGAAAGAAGGAACTTCGGGAACAGCGGTTAAAATTGCAGAAGCTCTGGAAATCGATAAAGACAATATCAACTCAGTAAGGGCAGGAGGAATAGTAGGTAAGCACGAGGTTATATTTGGATTTCCCTATCAGACGGTTCGTTTGATTCACGAATCGATCTCGAGGGAAGCATTTGGAAACGGAGTTGTTTTTGTTGCCGAAAATCTGAAAAGCAAACCCAAAGGGTTATATAATTTTGAAGATATTTTAACGCCTTATTTTACCGTCTGA